A section of the Myxocyprinus asiaticus isolate MX2 ecotype Aquarium Trade chromosome 22, UBuf_Myxa_2, whole genome shotgun sequence genome encodes:
- the LOC127412943 gene encoding novel acetylcholine receptor chaperone-like: MATPRTVTIVALSFALGLFFVFMGTIKLTPRLSKDAYNEMKRAYKSYAKALPALKKIGVSSVLLRKIIGTLEVGCGVVLTLVPGRPKDVANFILLLVMLAVLFFHQLVGDPLKRYAHALVFGILLTCRLLIARQGEDRPEREERREEQINAQEKNKVKVS, from the exons ATGGCCACGCCAAGAACAGTAACCATTGTCGCCCTATCCTTCGCACTGGGTCTTTTTTTCGTATTCATGGGCACGATTAAACTCACGCCAAGATTAAGCAAAGATGCATACAATGAGATG AAAAGAGCATACAAGAGTTATGCCAAGGCCCTTCCAGCATTGAAAAAAATAGGCGTTTCGTCTGTACTTCTGCGCAAGATTATTGGTACTCTTGAAGTGGGATGTGGAGTGGTTTTGACCCTAGTGCCAGGGAGACCAAAAGACGTGGCCAACTTTATTCTGCTGCTGGTCATGCTAGCAGTGCTTTTCTTCCACCAGCTGGTTGGAGATCCTCTAAAACGCTATGCCCATGCCCTGGTGTTTGGCATTTTGCTGACTTGTCGGCTGCTCATTGCTCGCCAGGGTGAGGACCGGCCTGAGAGGGAGGAGAGACGAGAGGAGCAGATCAATGCTCAGGAAAAGAACAAAGTCAAAGTTTCTTAG